From a region of the Candidatus Cloacimonadota bacterium genome:
- the tuf gene encoding elongation factor Tu (EF-Tu; promotes GTP-dependent binding of aminoacyl-tRNA to the A-site of ribosomes during protein biosynthesis; when the tRNA anticodon matches the mRNA codon, GTP hydrolysis results; the inactive EF-Tu-GDP leaves the ribosome and release of GDP is promoted by elongation factor Ts; many prokaryotes have two copies of the gene encoding EF-Tu), whose amino-acid sequence MPGDSLTIEAELITPIAMEQGLRFAIREGGRTIGAGVVGDIVE is encoded by the coding sequence TAATGCCGGGAGACAGTTTAACAATCGAGGCGGAACTAATAACCCCAATTGCCATGGAACAGGGCTTACGTTTTGCTATCCGTGAAGGTGGCAGAACTATCGGTGCCGGCGTTGTCGGTGATATTGTAGAATAA